Proteins co-encoded in one Bradyrhizobium sp. 170 genomic window:
- the gatB gene encoding Asp-tRNA(Asn)/Glu-tRNA(Gln) amidotransferase subunit GatB — protein MNATVKPGKLIKGQTGDWEVVIGMEIHAQVTSKSKLFSGASTEFGGEPNSHVSLVDAAMPGMLPVINEECVRQAVRTGLGLNAQINLRSVFDRKNYFYPDSPQGYQISQYKSPIVGEGEVVVELDGGKTATIGIERLHLEQDAAKLLHDQSPTMSYVDLNRSGVALMEIVSKPDIRDAEQAKAYVTKVRSILRYLGTCDGDMEKGSLRADVNVSVRKPGGPLGTRCEIKNMNSINFIGQAIEHEARRQIEIIEDGGTIDQETRLFDPNKGETRSMRSKEEAHDYRYFPDPDLLPLEFTQSYVDELRSDLPELPDQKKARFIESLGLSPYDAGVLVAERESAVFYETVLAGLADKARDGKLAANWVINELFGRLNKEGRDITGSPVSAAQLAAIIELIGEGTISGKIAKDLFEIVWTEGGDPREMVEARGMKQVTDLGAIEKVVDDIIAANPDKVAQAKAKPQLAGWFVGQVMKQSGGKANPQAVNDLLKAKLGI, from the coding sequence ATGAACGCGACAGTCAAACCCGGAAAACTGATCAAGGGCCAGACCGGCGACTGGGAAGTCGTGATCGGGATGGAGATCCATGCCCAGGTCACCTCGAAGTCAAAACTGTTCTCCGGCGCCTCGACCGAATTCGGCGGCGAGCCGAACAGCCATGTCTCGCTGGTCGACGCCGCGATGCCGGGCATGCTGCCCGTGATCAATGAAGAGTGCGTCCGCCAGGCGGTGCGCACCGGGCTTGGCCTCAACGCGCAGATCAATCTGCGCTCGGTGTTCGACCGCAAGAACTATTTCTATCCGGATTCGCCGCAGGGCTACCAGATCAGCCAGTACAAGTCGCCGATCGTGGGCGAGGGCGAGGTCGTGGTCGAACTGGATGGCGGCAAGACCGCCACGATCGGGATCGAGCGGCTGCATCTGGAACAGGACGCCGCCAAGTTGCTGCACGATCAGTCACCGACCATGTCCTATGTCGACCTCAACCGGTCCGGCGTGGCGCTGATGGAGATCGTCTCAAAACCGGACATCCGCGATGCCGAGCAGGCCAAGGCCTATGTGACCAAAGTGCGCTCAATCCTGCGCTATCTCGGCACCTGCGACGGCGACATGGAGAAGGGGTCACTGCGCGCCGACGTGAACGTTTCCGTGCGCAAGCCGGGCGGTCCGCTCGGCACCCGCTGCGAAATCAAGAACATGAACTCGATCAACTTCATCGGCCAGGCGATCGAGCACGAGGCGCGGCGCCAGATCGAGATCATCGAGGATGGTGGCACGATCGACCAGGAAACGCGGCTGTTCGACCCGAACAAGGGCGAGACGCGATCGATGCGTTCCAAGGAAGAAGCGCATGACTATCGCTATTTCCCGGATCCGGATCTTCTGCCGCTGGAATTCACGCAAAGCTATGTCGATGAGCTAAGGTCGGATCTGCCGGAACTGCCGGATCAGAAGAAGGCGCGCTTCATCGAGAGCCTCGGTCTGTCGCCCTACGATGCCGGCGTGCTGGTGGCCGAGCGCGAGAGCGCGGTGTTCTACGAAACCGTGCTCGCGGGCCTTGCCGACAAGGCGCGCGACGGCAAGCTCGCGGCCAATTGGGTGATCAACGAGCTGTTCGGGCGTCTCAACAAGGAAGGCCGCGATATCACGGGCTCGCCGGTGTCGGCGGCGCAGCTGGCGGCGATCATCGAGCTGATCGGCGAGGGTACGATCTCCGGCAAGATCGCAAAAGACCTGTTCGAGATCGTCTGGACGGAAGGCGGCGACCCGCGCGAGATGGTCGAAGCGCGCGGCATGAAGCAGGTCACGGATTTGGGCGCGATCGAGAAGGTCGTCGACGACATCATCGCCGCCAATCCGGACAAGGTCGCGCAGGCGAAAGCCAAGCCGCAACTCGCCGGCTGGTTCGTCGGCCAGGTGATGAAGCAGTCCGGCGGCAAGGCCAATCCGCAGGCGGTGAACGATCTGCTGAAGGCGAAGCTCGGCATCTGA
- a CDS encoding DUF1186 domain-containing protein, with protein sequence MKKQELEAILGDGEKTPDLGPIEDYLHAVATEPKLPDVAVGMCTLRIEEAAPKLRAVLLRAADGEVLSDDESLLLFRGIHILGGARDRQACQPLLRLLRRPQEELDDLLGDAITESMAKIVAGVFDDDIDTLFALMADRSIDEFIREAFFGAATFLAWDRRIERSRLREFLVRFYEERPAENGDQAWAGWLQAIMLLGLRDLVPLVDNVWREDRLPEEWISRRQFNKDLAEAERAPDDIDRFTRNNLGYIEDVLVSLDWARGSEDVYDEKASWADFAYPNEPVRNPWRHVGRNDPCPCGSGKKAKKCCLANGEPPA encoded by the coding sequence ATGAAAAAGCAAGAACTCGAAGCGATCCTTGGCGACGGCGAGAAAACCCCTGATCTCGGTCCGATCGAAGACTACCTTCATGCCGTCGCGACCGAACCGAAGCTGCCGGACGTCGCTGTCGGAATGTGCACACTGAGAATCGAGGAAGCCGCGCCGAAATTGCGCGCCGTTCTGCTGCGCGCTGCGGATGGCGAGGTATTGTCGGACGATGAAAGCCTGCTGCTGTTCCGTGGGATTCATATCCTGGGCGGTGCGCGTGACCGACAAGCGTGCCAGCCGCTCCTGCGCTTGCTGCGCCGCCCCCAGGAAGAACTCGACGACCTGCTCGGCGATGCCATCACCGAAAGCATGGCCAAGATCGTAGCCGGCGTGTTCGATGACGATATCGATACCTTGTTCGCCTTGATGGCCGACCGCTCGATCGATGAGTTTATCCGTGAAGCGTTTTTCGGCGCAGCGACTTTCCTGGCATGGGACCGCCGCATCGAGCGCAGTCGGCTACGGGAATTTCTTGTCCGGTTCTATGAAGAGCGGCCGGCCGAAAACGGCGATCAGGCCTGGGCGGGCTGGCTGCAGGCGATCATGCTGCTCGGACTGCGCGATCTGGTGCCGCTTGTCGACAATGTCTGGCGCGAAGACCGCCTACCCGAGGAGTGGATTAGTCGCCGTCAGTTCAATAAAGATCTTGCCGAAGCCGAACGCGCGCCCGACGACATCGACCGCTTCACGCGAAACAACCTCGGTTACATCGAGGACGTGCTGGTATCGCTGGATTGGGCGCGTGGCAGCGAAGACGTCTACGACGAGAAAGCCTCATGGGCCGATTTCGCGTACCCGAACGAGCCCGTCAGGAATCCCTGGCGTCACGTCGGGCGTAACGATCCATGCCCCTGCGGGAGCGGCAAGAAGGCCAAGAAATGCTGCCTTGCCAATGGCGAGCCACCGGCCTGA